CGGCGCAGTGGCCGGGCTACTCGGCGCGCGACGTGGGACGCGACGCGCTGGCGCTGATCGAGCACCTGGGCGCCGGCCCGGCGGTGGTGCTGGGCAACTCGTTCGCGGCGGGCTCGGCGCTGTGGGCCGCGCACGAAGCGCCCACCCGGGTGCGCGGCGTGGTGCTGCTCGGTCCCATCGTGCGCGACGTGCCCGCCCCCTGGTACGCCAAGGCCGCGCTCGCCCTGGGCTTTGCCGGGCCCTGGCGCGTGGCGTTCTGGATGGCCTACTGGAACAGCCTGTTCCCCCTGCGCAAGCCGGCCGACCACGCGCAGGCCCGGGCCGCGCTGGCGGCCAACCTGCGCGAGCCGGGTCGCATGGCGGCGCTGCGCCACATGGTGTCGCTGAGCAAGGCCGACACCGGGGCCCTGGTGGCGCGCAGCCGCGTGCCCGCGCTGGTGGTGATGGGCTCGCGCGACCCCGACTTTTCCGACGCCACGGCCGAAGCGCACTGGCTGGGCCAGGCCCTGCGCACCGAGCCGCTGATCGTGCCGGGCGCGGGCCACTACCCGCACCTGGAAGCGCCCGAGCAGGTCGCGCCCGCGGTGCTCGCCTTCATCGCGAGCCTGCGGTGAGGCGCGCGATCCCGGGCTCAGCGCGCGGCGCGGCGAACGGCCGTGGGCGTGGTGCCGGTCCAGCGCTTGAAGGCGCGGTGGAAGGGGCTGGGTTCGGCAAAGCCGAGCAGGTAGGCCACCTCGCCCAGGGCCAGGCGCGGGTCGGCCACGTAGCGCAGCGCGAGTTCGCGGCGCACGCCGTCCACCAGCGCGGCGAAGCGCGTGCCCTCCTCGTCGAGCCGGCGCTGCAGGCTGCGCTCGCTCAGGTGCAGCCGCGCGGCCACCTGCCGCAGCGTGGGCGGGCCGTTGGCCATGGCCTCGGCCAGCAGACGGCGCACCTGGGCGGCCGTGGGTTCGTGCAGCGGCGCGTGCGCGGCCAGCAGTTGCTCGGCGTGCGCGGTGACGATGCGCGAGAGGCCGGGGTCGGCCGCGGGCACGGCGCGCTCCAGCACCGCGTCGGCCAGCACCAGGCACGACACCGGCGCGTCGAAGCGCGGGGCCACGCCGAACACCGCCCGGTAGGCCTCGGCATCGCCCCCGGCGCTGTGGGCGAACGCCACGGCCTGCGCGCGCACGGGCGCGCCGCCGATCTGCGTGGCCACCACCACCAGCGAGGCGAGCGTGAACTCGGCCGCCTGGCGGCAAGGGGTGACGCCCGCGGCATCAAAGCGGTGCTCGACGCGCAGCCCGCCCTCGACCGGCACGAGCACGAAGCTCGCAAGGTCGTGCACCAGGCGGTTGTAGCGGGCCAGCCGCTGCAGGGCGCTGCGCAGGTCGGGCGCGGTGCGCACGGCGTAATCGAGCACGTCGAAGGTGCCGGGCCGGATGGCCTGCGCTGCGCGCAGGCCGAACAGCGGGTCGCCGCAGCGTTCGGCGGCCAGGGTCCACAGGCGCTCTTCCACCGCCAGCGGCATGCGGGCCTCGGGGTCGGCCAACGCCGCGGCGGCCAGGCCGGCGTCGGCCATGAGCCGTCCGGCGTCCACCCCACGCGCGGCGGCCGCCTGCACCACGAACGCGCCGATGCGCGCGGCAACCTGCGGGGAGCGGTGGGGGGCGGGCATGGGCGGGGCGTGTTGGCGGGGCGGGTGGCGGGGTGCAATGATCGCACCCACGTTTGTGCCCGCAGCATGGGAGAGCCCGCATGAAGATCGTCCGCAGCAAGACCTTCCGCGCCGAGCGCGCCTGGGGTGCGCTCGACATCGCCAACGTGGCGCACCCGATCGGCGAGGCGCGCATTCTGGTGGTGGAAAAGGAAGGCTCGGTGTGACACCGCCGCGCACGGTCTTCCTG
This is a stretch of genomic DNA from Hydrogenophaga crocea. It encodes these proteins:
- a CDS encoding alpha/beta fold hydrolase, which translates into the protein MNLPTRQLTLGQSRLAYDDTGGTGPLLVCMPGMGDLRSEYRALRPLLQQAGHRVVTLDVRGHGESSAQWPGYSARDVGRDALALIEHLGAGPAVVLGNSFAAGSALWAAHEAPTRVRGVVLLGPIVRDVPAPWYAKAALALGFAGPWRVAFWMAYWNSLFPLRKPADHAQARAALAANLREPGRMAALRHMVSLSKADTGALVARSRVPALVVMGSRDPDFSDATAEAHWLGQALRTEPLIVPGAGHYPHLEAPEQVAPAVLAFIASLR
- a CDS encoding AraC family transcriptional regulator, translated to MPAPHRSPQVAARIGAFVVQAAAARGVDAGRLMADAGLAAAALADPEARMPLAVEERLWTLAAERCGDPLFGLRAAQAIRPGTFDVLDYAVRTAPDLRSALQRLARYNRLVHDLASFVLVPVEGGLRVEHRFDAAGVTPCRQAAEFTLASLVVVATQIGGAPVRAQAVAFAHSAGGDAEAYRAVFGVAPRFDAPVSCLVLADAVLERAVPAADPGLSRIVTAHAEQLLAAHAPLHEPTAAQVRRLLAEAMANGPPTLRQVAARLHLSERSLQRRLDEEGTRFAALVDGVRRELALRYVADPRLALGEVAYLLGFAEPSPFHRAFKRWTGTTPTAVRRAAR